Genomic DNA from Triticum dicoccoides isolate Atlit2015 ecotype Zavitan chromosome 4B, WEW_v2.0, whole genome shotgun sequence:
CCGGCGGGCTCGGACCGCCCTCGGCTGCCCTCGCTCTGCCGCGCGAGGTCGACCCAGGACGCCCGCCAGGGCCATTCCGGACCCCCCTTGCTCGCGCGGCTGACGGCGAGCGGCCATGAATTTCCTCTACCGAGCCGCGCAGCCCGAGCTGCCGCGGATCCCCGAGCAGCAGGGGGTCCTCAAGACCCTGGAGGGCCTCATCGCCGACGATCCGCTCCGCATCTCCGCCGCGGCGGAAGACGACGAAGCTGCCAGCAACGGAGCCGGGGAGATCGGCGGCGACACCGCCGCTTCCTCTCCTTCCGCTTCTTCAGATTCGAAAAGTACAGCTCCGGCCGGGAAGCACAGCGATGTTTCCCAGGACGAAGGGTGGATCACGATTCCCAACAGTTGGTGCCCCTTTCCCCTTGCTTGGCCTTTCTCCTCGTTGCATTGCAGATTCACCACTGCCACATTTCTCCTTGGAAATGCCAGCCCGGTAGCTTACCGATTCACAATTTACCTCCGCAGAGGAGCTTCCTGGGGATTGGAGTGAGGTTTCGGACATGCTGCAGCTGCGGCCGTTGGACCGCCCCTTCCTCTTTCCTGGTAAATGCATTTCCCCTGCTGAAGTTACTGGAGTGCATCTTGCTGCCTGTGCCTgtttctttgtttttgttttggtatCTGAATTAGTTTGGTTATATCAGGCGAGCAGGTTCATATACTGGCGTGCCTATCAGCCTCTCAGCAAGATACGACCTGCATATCTCCGTTTAGAATTGCTGCCGTGATGTCTAAGAGCGGAAATTCGCCGCGGCACCCCACAAATAAATCTAGCTCTGTCAGTGAGAATGGGGATGCAAATGGAACAGCCGGAGAAAATAGTTCTCACGGTGTTGAGGATAACATGGAGAGTGTTGAACTCAACGACAAAGCATCTTCCCCTTCAAAACAAGATATTCTGGAGACTGAATCCCTCCTTCGGATGGAAGATCGCAAACAGCAAATAGAAACCGTGCTGCAAAAATTCAAAAGATCTAACTTCTTTGTTCGAATTGCGGAGTCAGATGAACCTCTCTGGTCCAAGAAAAGAGTAGCTGCAACTAAGACGGCAGATGAACAATTATATTCGGATAGCCAGGGAAATAACACAGTTTCAAGGAGTACTGCTTACAATACCATTTCTGATAAAGGAGTTTTTGATGGTAGCACATCCGGAGGAGTCGCTCGGGATACTGTAAGGTGCTATGCTCTGCAGAATGGAGACATCGTGGTATGTTTCGAACGATCCGTCTGTTTACTTGCTGGGTGACATTATACACTAGATTCTTTTTTGCAATGATTAACTTTGAGAAGTTTATGGACTATGCATAAATAGTTGACCAATCATATATGATGTGTATGTtaaaaaattatatcgttgaatTCATATTTGAAAGGGGTTTCCAATGGTATAATTTTTATAGCATGTCTCTCGCAGATATTATTGATTTTATCGATAGTCAATGTAAAACTCGAAATACGTATTAGACCCTATATATCCAGATGGAGGGAGCACTATAATTTTGGTTCCACAGCCATCTACTTGATGCCTGGAGACTGGTCTGAAATCTACTACCTTACTGCATCACTTTTGGCAAATTGACAACTGCCTTGAATACATTGCTTCTCTTCATCTAATGCACCTTTATATCCGTCATGGTGGTAAGTAGGGTCCTGCAAAGTTCAGAGTTATGTCTCACCATCTTTGGTGAAATCAGCTAATACGCTTTAAGCAAATTTATGTAAAAATCCTTTGCACAACTACTGCAGTTGTCTATATGCTAATCATGTTTGTTATTAGTTTATTAGACGCACatgtttattttgttttattttaaagAAAGCAACTTCACAAAGAAGTTGATGGTGCTACCATGCAGTTAGCTTTCATTCATGTACTTTTGTGTGATTCTGGGTTGCTTATGTTTGTGCTGATTAATCACTCATATTCTCTGTTGGAAGGATGCAGGTTGTTTTGCAAGTGAATGTTGGTGTTAGCAATATGGTAGATCCAGTGCTTGAAGTTCTTCAATTTGAGAAGTGTACATCGAGCAATTATATGCGTGAGAATCTTGTAAACGGGCTTCCTAATGGTTATGAGGATCCTTGTCAGGAGCTGCTTAGTTGGTTGCTCCCTTTAGATCGCACACTACCTCCTCCTCGTTCTTTATCACCTCCTACTCTCAATCCCAGTATATCACACAAGCAATCTTTTTCTGCTCCTGGGTCTCAAATATTTTCGTTAAGTCATTTCCGAAGCTATTCAATGCCTTCATCCTCCTTTGCCCTTGCCCAGCTTCCCAACTTAAGATCACCCCCAATATCTGAAAATCAAGAATTTGTGCCTGAAAAGCCTGCAAAAACACCTGATGTTATAAATGATGGGCAGCTTTCCTTTAGAGGAGTTCCTTTGGAGCCTGAACGGTATTCTGTACGCTGTGGTCTAGAAGGTGTATATCTACCAGGGAAAAGATGGTCAAGAAAAGTTGAAATAATTCAACCAATCGAAGTTCATTCTTTTTCTGCCAAATGTACTGCAGAAAATCTTCTTTGTGTCTTAATAAAGGTTACTATGGACATCCAAATCCTTCATTTTTCTCATAGTTTCTGAAGAACTTTCAAAACTAATGCTTATATCTTCAATTCTCAGAACATTGCTCCACGGCATGTGCAAGACATAGTTGTATTCATAGATGCAATTACTGTTGTCTTTGAGGAGGCATCCAGAGGAGGCTCTCCTTTATCTCTACCAATTGCCAGTATTGAGGTCGGACATGGTCACAGTTTACCAAATCTGTCACTCAGGTACATGCAAAGTTTCTCATGGATGCTTCCAAAGACCCACAATTGCAGCTTAAAGTTTAAGTATGACGTGGTTTCTGCCATAAATTGATTCCCCTTTGGATTTGCAGACTGCAGTACTTTGACCTTGCCTTTTTCTTAGCAAAGAAATTCTTGCAACGTGTTGCATTGTTATCGCTGTTATTCATCTTTCTCTTAGTTTTCAGTTTTTGTTTGAACAAGTTGGTTTTTTATAACATGCAGTACCGTCTGGTCTCCTTAATGCTGGATTGGGCCAAACCTTACTTTCACATGGTTCTTTTTAGTTATTTATGCAAGCAATAAACACGGGAAGATGTATCGCATTACATACACTATCTTGGTTTGAAGTCTCTGCCAAAGACCAACGGTTTCCATATATCTTAAGTATACTTGTTTCCTTCCAGGCGGGGTGAAGAGCACTCGTTTATTTTGAAGCCAGCAATTATGTCCTCCAGGGATCGGAGGATCAACAGCGATGTACCTCTGACTTTGTCACTCCCAAAGTTGAGTGGAGCTGGCACAAATACTTCCACGCCTAGGGTTAGCGAGCCCAGCGCTGGTCTTACTGATCAGTATGCTGTACTTATATCATATCGCTGCAATTATACAGGTGAACTGTTGGAAACATAGAACACGTGCTTGAGAACAAGTGTAGGTTGATAATTCTGACTTTCACCCTTTTTATCCTCTGTAGAATCAAAACTTTTCTTCAAGCAAGCCACAAGCTGGCAACCCTGTGCAGCTAGTGATCTTATGATCTCTGTGTCTTCTGAACTGTCATTACGAAATCCTAGCCCGAGTGCTCGAGTTCCTCAACTCCCCGTGCAGGTTATTTCGGTGCTTCTTTAGGTCTTGTTGCATTTTCCATGCCTCGCACTGATAGTGTTAATTGTTGGTTTTCAGGTCTTAACCCTTGAAGCTACTAATATGACTTCAGAAAACCTCACATTAACTGTTCTTGCTCCAGAAGCATCTGGTTCTTCTTCAGTTGTATCATTGAACTCAGCTCCAACCACACCTGATGGTTCTTATGATAATCTTAATGAGCCTATGAGAAGGTCTGGCTTGGGAAAACATGGAACTGGTTTTCGGAGACTGAATTCTGTTGTTGTCGGATCTCCAAAAGAAAGTGACAATGGAGGAAATAGAATGAGCACTTCAGCAGGCTGTACTCATTTGTGGTTGCAGAGTGCAGTTCCCCTAGGGTATGGCTATCCATTCTTGCCTTTTTCCATATGTTGAGAGTTACAGCACGGCATGTCGGTATGCTGAAGAATTGCATTTGTTGTTGTTAACAGGTGTGTTCCTGCACGGTCAAGCACCACTGTCAAGCTCGAGCTACTCCCGTTAACAGATGGGATCATTA
This window encodes:
- the LOC119291431 gene encoding uncharacterized protein LOC119291431 — encoded protein: MNFLYRAAQPELPRIPEQQGVLKTLEGLIADDPLRISAAAEDDEAASNGAGEIGGDTAASSPSASSDSKSTAPAGKHSDVSQDEGWITIPNKELPGDWSEVSDMLQLRPLDRPFLFPGEQVHILACLSASQQDTTCISPFRIAAVMSKSGNSPRHPTNKSSSVSENGDANGTAGENSSHGVEDNMESVELNDKASSPSKQDILETESLLRMEDRKQQIETVLQKFKRSNFFVRIAESDEPLWSKKRVAATKTADEQLYSDSQGNNTVSRSTAYNTISDKGVFDGSTSGGVARDTVRCYALQNGDIVVVLQVNVGVSNMVDPVLEVLQFEKCTSSNYMRENLVNGLPNGYEDPCQELLSWLLPLDRTLPPPRSLSPPTLNPSISHKQSFSAPGSQIFSLSHFRSYSMPSSSFALAQLPNLRSPPISENQEFVPEKPAKTPDVINDGQLSFRGVPLEPERYSVRCGLEGVYLPGKRWSRKVEIIQPIEVHSFSAKCTAENLLCVLIKNIAPRHVQDIVVFIDAITVVFEEASRGGSPLSLPIASIEVGHGHSLPNLSLRRGEEHSFILKPAIMSSRDRRINSDVPLTLSLPKLSGAGTNTSTPRVSEPSAGLTDQYAVLISYRCNYTESKLFFKQATSWQPCAASDLMISVSSELSLRNPSPSARVPQLPVQVLTLEATNMTSENLTLTVLAPEASGSSSVVSLNSAPTTPDGSYDNLNEPMRRSGLGKHGTGFRRLNSVVVGSPKESDNGGNRMSTSAGCTHLWLQSAVPLGCVPARSSTTVKLELLPLTDGIITLDTLQITIKEKGLTYIPEHSLEIHASSAISAGRS